One Mycolicibacterium fortuitum subsp. fortuitum genomic window carries:
- the adh gene encoding aldehyde dehydrogenase has translation MTVYARPGADGALMSFQARYDNYIGGEWVAPAEGRYFENPTPVTGQVFCEVARSTEADVEKALDAAHAAAPAWGKTSPAARAVILNKIADRIEENLESVALAESWDNGKPIRETLNADIPLAVDHFRYFAGVLRAQEGSLSQIDEDTVAYHFHEPLGVVGQIIPWNFPILMAVWKLAPALAAGNAVVLKPAEQTPVSVLYLMSLIGDLLPAGVVNVVNGFGVECGKPLASSNRIAKIAFTGETTTGRLIMQYASQNLIPVTLELGGKSPNIFFSDVLAAADDFQDKALEGFTMFALNQGEVCTCPSRSLIQADIYDEFLELAAIRTKAVRQGDPLDTETMIGAQASNDQLEKILSYIEIGKTEGAQLITGGERADLGGDLNGGFYVAPTIFTGHNKMRLFQEEIFGPVVAVTSFKDYDDAISIANDTLYGLGAGVWSRNGNTAYRAGRDIKAGRVWTNCYHAYPAHAAFGGYKQSGIGRENHKMMLDHYQQTKNLLVSYANKAQGFF, from the coding sequence ATGACTGTTTATGCACGTCCGGGCGCCGACGGCGCTCTGATGTCGTTCCAGGCCCGCTACGACAACTACATCGGCGGCGAGTGGGTCGCCCCCGCCGAGGGCCGCTACTTCGAGAACCCGACGCCGGTCACCGGCCAGGTGTTCTGCGAGGTGGCCCGCTCCACCGAGGCCGACGTCGAGAAGGCGCTGGACGCCGCGCACGCCGCCGCGCCGGCATGGGGCAAGACCTCGCCGGCTGCGCGCGCCGTCATCCTCAACAAGATCGCCGACCGCATCGAGGAGAACCTCGAATCGGTCGCTCTGGCCGAGTCGTGGGACAACGGCAAGCCGATCCGCGAGACGCTGAACGCCGACATCCCGCTGGCGGTCGACCACTTCCGGTACTTCGCCGGCGTGCTGCGGGCCCAGGAAGGCTCGCTCTCGCAGATCGACGAGGACACCGTCGCCTACCACTTCCACGAGCCACTCGGCGTGGTCGGTCAGATCATCCCCTGGAACTTCCCGATCCTGATGGCGGTGTGGAAGCTGGCTCCGGCGCTGGCCGCAGGCAACGCCGTCGTCCTCAAACCCGCTGAGCAGACCCCTGTTTCGGTGCTCTACCTGATGTCGCTGATCGGTGATCTGCTGCCCGCGGGCGTGGTGAACGTGGTCAACGGGTTCGGTGTCGAGTGCGGTAAGCCGCTGGCTTCGAGCAACCGGATCGCCAAGATCGCCTTCACCGGTGAGACCACCACGGGCCGGTTGATCATGCAGTACGCCAGCCAGAACCTCATCCCGGTGACCCTCGAGCTGGGCGGCAAGAGCCCCAACATCTTCTTCTCCGATGTGCTGGCAGCTGCCGATGACTTCCAGGACAAAGCCCTGGAAGGGTTCACCATGTTCGCCCTGAACCAGGGTGAGGTGTGCACCTGCCCGTCGCGGTCGCTGATCCAGGCAGACATCTACGACGAGTTCCTGGAACTGGCCGCCATCCGCACCAAGGCCGTGCGTCAGGGCGACCCGCTGGACACCGAGACGATGATCGGTGCGCAGGCCTCCAACGATCAGCTGGAGAAGATCCTGTCCTACATCGAGATCGGGAAAACCGAAGGCGCCCAACTGATCACCGGCGGTGAGCGGGCCGATCTGGGCGGCGACCTCAACGGTGGTTTCTATGTGGCCCCGACGATCTTCACCGGCCACAACAAGATGCGACTGTTCCAGGAGGAGATCTTCGGTCCCGTCGTCGCCGTGACCTCGTTCAAGGACTACGACGACGCCATCTCGATCGCAAACGACACCCTCTACGGCCTCGGCGCCGGGGTGTGGAGCCGCAACGGCAACACCGCCTACCGGGCCGGCCGGGACATCAAGGCCGGCCGGGTGTGGACCAACTGCTACCACGCCTACCCCGCGCACGCGGCGTTCGGCGGTTACAAGCAGTCCGGTATCGGCCGCGAGAACCACAAGATGATGCTCGACCACTACCAGCAGACCAAGAACCTGCTGGTGAGCTACGCCAACAAGGCGCAGGGCTTCTTCTAG